The Flavobacterium sp. 140616W15 sequence GAAAATAATTAGAATTAGCTTTTTCATTTGTTTTTGTTTTGTTTTTTGTCAGCGATAATTTAACCGCAAAGGGCACAGTCCCTATAACTATCGGGATACGCGAAGTACACAATGGTTTGAAATTCTTTTAATTTTTATAATCTGTGGCATAAATTATTTTCACCTCAGGTTATAGCGTAATCCAAAGAAACTGCGTATTCCTTGATTTGGAGCATAAACATATGTTGTGTCGAATGTCATTCCGTATGGGTTACTTGGAGTTGCAAGTACTTTTCCGTTTGCATCGTAGTCAACATTTTTATCAAAAGGATCGTTTGTTCTGGAAATCAAGAATGGATTGTTTCGTTTTGGAGTAAAGTTAAGTAGGTTTTTAATTCCTGCATACAACTCAAAATTTTTCCAACCTGTGTAGGTAAACTGAATATTTTGCAAACTATACCATGGCGAGTTTGGGTCTCTAGGATCGTTATCGCCTAATAAAGGTAATTTCATTGAGCTGTATAAATTTCCGGTATAATCAATTCCTAAATCAATTGGATTGATTTTATACGAAACACTCCAAGTTGCTGTAAATTTTTCTGTTAAATATGGTCTTTCACGGACTCCGTTTTCAATATTTGTAACATCCATGATCGTTGCGCCAGCAATTAACTTTAATCCGTTATTGAAGTTTACGTCAATGTTTGTGCTGATTCCCTGACTTACAGCGTGCCCATCAATGTTGTCATAAATGATTTTGTTTGGGTCTGTATCGTAATCCGCAATTATTTTATTGCTAAATCGAGTATGAAAAGCAGTCGTTTCGATACCAATAAATGTACCACTGTTAAAGTATATTTTCTTGATGTAGTTTATATTGGCATTGATTGATTTTTCAGGATTTAGATTATTAGCAATAACTACTTCTCTTGAACCAGTTAGAGCGGCATGGTCTTCTGTAAATAAATTCACTACTCGATATCCGGTTCCAGCATTAAAACGAAGGATATTATTGTCATTGAATTTTAATTTATAGGCAAATCTAGGTGTTACAATGTTCCCGTGGATAGAGTTATAATCGTATCGAAGTCCTAGGAGTATTTTGTGTTTTTCTGTAAATGTTATTTCATCTTGCAAAAATATACCAGGCAACCATGTTTTGTCTGGATTGTTTTTTCCTTGCACTTGTGTAGAAGTTGTATTGTCGTCATAATAAGTGTAACGTGACGCTATTCCTGCTAGCAAATCGTTATTTTTAATTTTCTTATCCCAAGTAAGTTGAGCAAAACCTATTTTTTGGTTGGCAATATAAGAGGTAGTTCCGTAGCGACTGTCCTGATAGTGTACATTACCTGAGAATGAGAATATCAGTTTTTCATCAGTCGGTAATTGATAGCTTCCTATAAGTTCGGCACGTTTGGTATAAACGCTTTCTCCATAAATTTCATCACCACCTCTGTATTTTTTCTCCCAGCGCAAATCGCCACCCCAGCGATCTTCATACATGCCACGCCCTGCAATAGTGAAGATTCTATTTTCTTTTCTTTTAAAAGTCCATTTTTGAAATACTGATACGCGATCCTGAAGCGTGACATCTGTGAAGCCATCATTATCATTGTCGATTCTTTGGTTGTAATTAAAATAATTAACTCCCAGTAAAGCTGTTGCATTTTTTCCAGCATTGAATTTTACTCCTAAATCTACATTTGTTTCCAGCCAACTCGTTGTAAAAACATCAGCAGAAAAAACGGGTGCATTGTCTGCACTTTTTGTTATGATGTTAATTAAACCTCCAACAGCCTCACTTCCGTATAAAGATGATGCTGGGCCTTTCACAATTTCTATCCTTTCAACCAGTGAATTCGGAATTCCTGATAATCCATAAACGGTTGATAAACTGCTCACAATTGGCATTCCATCAATCATTACTGCAGTATAAGGACCTTCGAGACCATTTATATGAATGTCTCCAGTGTTACAAACACCACAATTAAGCTGAGGACGGACTCCATTTACATTTTGCAAAGCTTCATAAATATTAGCTGTTGGGTTTTTCTTAAAAAATACTGGTGTGTAAACTTCTACAGGAACAGCACTTTCTAGCCTTTTTATCGCCTTTAATGTACCTGAAATTACTACTTCGTTTAGCTCGTTTTCATCGCTAGATAATTCAAAATCTAAAGTCAATGTTTGATTTTCTTTTGTAGAAATGCTTTTTGTTAAAGTTTGTAATCCAAGGGATGAAATTTGAATTTTATAATTGCCTTGAGGAACATTTTCTAATTTGTAATATCCTAAACTATCGGTTTGGGTTTTGTAATTAGTTTTTAATAATTGAACATTCGCTTGTAGGTTCTCTTGATTTTCAATAGTTACTCTACCAGAAATTGTAGCTGTATTTTGTGAAAATGAGATCTGAAGTACCGAAAACAGCGCTATTGTAAATAAATATTTCATTTTATATAAATTATATTTTAGACAAATCTAAAAATTATATTCGACAAATAAAATTCTTACGCAGTTAAATATCATTCTTCAATTAAAAAGCGGTTTATTACGAACAATGAACCGCTTACATTTAATTGAAAACAAATCTATCTATAGCTAATAAATAATGGCATTAATAAAATTGTATTTCAACTAAGTGAAATCTTCCTCTATAAGTTCCTTGTTTATTATAGCACCAGCTACAGACCCAGAAGAAACAGCCAGAGCTAGTGATCGTCCAACGGTACAATTGTCACCTGCTGCATAAATCCCGTTGATAGTTGTTTTCTGAAAAGAATCAACTTTTATAAGTCCTTGATCTGTTATTTCGCAACCTAATTCTTGTAGCACATAGGAGTGCTGTTCAAAAGGAGGTTTTGCATAAAGTGCTTTAATAGCTGTTTTTGTTCCGTTTTTAAAAACAATATTTATTATTTTTCCATCATTGTGCTGAAAGTAATCTATTTGATCTTCTACAATGGTAATATTGTTTCTTTCAAGTATATCGTTTTGCTCTTTGGTTAGTGATGTTTCACCATTCGTAAAAACGCTTAGGTCTTTTGTCCAATTGGAAATCATTTTTGTAAATTCAAAACCAATGGCTCCGTTTGCAATAATGCCAGTTCTTTCATTTTTTACCTCATATCCGTGGCAATATGGGCAATGTAATACTGAAATTCCCCAGCATTCTGCAAACCCATTTATTTGTGGAAATAGATCTTTTAAGCCAGTTGCAAAAAGTAGTTTCCTACCAGTAAATGTTTCTCCTTTTTCTGTTTTTATCTCAAAATTAGTTTCTCCTTTTAGAGCTTTGCTAACTTTGTCTTCTAAAAAAGTCACAGTTGGATATTTTAAGACTTGTTTTTTTGCCCTAGTATTTATATCCGAGGGTTTTTTTCCGTCGTGAGTTATGAAATTGTGTGAATATGGGGTTTGTTGGTTGCAAGGCTTACCGCTATCAATGATTAACACTTTTCGCAACGAACGTCCTAAAGCCATTGCTGCTGAAAAGCCTGCATAACTACCACCAATTATTATAACATCATATTTGTTGCTATTTATCATTATTTTATATTTTAGAATTGCGAAATATTTCTAGGTTTAGGGAATGGGTTTGTGTTTAAAAGCTACCTTTTTAGATAATCAGTAACATTATTTTGGGCACAAAGATTATTTTAATTTGCTGCAGTATTTTATTCTTGTTTTTTATGACCTAGGTAATTTATAAAATGACCAACTATCATCCCAATTCCCCCAATAAAGATTAGGTAGGTGTGAACATCTAATATAATTTCTATAATTATACTTATGAAAATTAGTGTTATTGATAAAACCAGAATACTACTAACAAGTAGAGTCGCTTTTTTTACTATTTTTATAACTGCAAAAAAACCGATGGATGCAAAAAGTAAATCGATTGTAGGATTATGGGTTATGCCAAGTGGAAGTATTGTTAATATAGGAAACACTAAACAATGTACGAGGCATATCGTTGCGCTTGAAATCCCTAAAAAGTCCCAATTAAAAGTTGTTTTTGTCTTCATATTGTGTATATTAGCTTAATGCAATTATGTTGCAAATATAGAAAATTATTTCAAATGCAACTATGTTGCGTTAATATTTTATTCATGAAAATTACCCGTAATACCGTGGCCAAAGGAGCCATTTTAGATTTAATTACCAATTCAGATTCGGCATTATCTCATTCAGAGATTCATAAATTGACTCAGGACTTATGTGATCGGGTTACGATTTATAGAATTTTAGACCGTTTGGTCAATGAAGATGTCATCCATAAAATCGTAAATCTTGATGGAACTATTAAATATGCTAAATGCCATCATGAGAATCATGTGCATATTCACAATCATGTACACTTTAGTTGTGAAAAATGTTTGAAAGTTACTTGTATGGAAAACGTCCAACCAAGCTATATAATTCCCCGTAATTATAAGGTTAACGATGTGAATTTTACTCTTTCGGGATTGTGTCCGAATTGTTTATAATCTTATTTAACATTTAGACAAGGCTAAAAATAATGTTTGAGCAATGCAATTTTTGTATATATTTGCTTTAATAATTTTTATGAAATGACTAAATCTCTAGAAGAAGTTAACCAATCGGTTCAAACGCAAAATAAAAAAT is a genomic window containing:
- a CDS encoding TonB-dependent receptor, whose amino-acid sequence is MKYLFTIALFSVLQISFSQNTATISGRVTIENQENLQANVQLLKTNYKTQTDSLGYYKLENVPQGNYKIQISSLGLQTLTKSISTKENQTLTLDFELSSDENELNEVVISGTLKAIKRLESAVPVEVYTPVFFKKNPTANIYEALQNVNGVRPQLNCGVCNTGDIHINGLEGPYTAVMIDGMPIVSSLSTVYGLSGIPNSLVERIEIVKGPASSLYGSEAVGGLINIITKSADNAPVFSADVFTTSWLETNVDLGVKFNAGKNATALLGVNYFNYNQRIDNDNDGFTDVTLQDRVSVFQKWTFKRKENRIFTIAGRGMYEDRWGGDLRWEKKYRGGDEIYGESVYTKRAELIGSYQLPTDEKLIFSFSGNVHYQDSRYGTTSYIANQKIGFAQLTWDKKIKNNDLLAGIASRYTYYDDNTTSTQVQGKNNPDKTWLPGIFLQDEITFTEKHKILLGLRYDYNSIHGNIVTPRFAYKLKFNDNNILRFNAGTGYRVVNLFTEDHAALTGSREVVIANNLNPEKSINANINYIKKIYFNSGTFIGIETTAFHTRFSNKIIADYDTDPNKIIYDNIDGHAVSQGISTNIDVNFNNGLKLIAGATIMDVTNIENGVRERPYLTEKFTATWSVSYKINPIDLGIDYTGNLYSSMKLPLLGDNDPRDPNSPWYSLQNIQFTYTGWKNFELYAGIKNLLNFTPKRNNPFLISRTNDPFDKNVDYDANGKVLATPSNPYGMTFDTTYVYAPNQGIRSFFGLRYNLR
- a CDS encoding Fur family transcriptional regulator encodes the protein MKITRNTVAKGAILDLITNSDSALSHSEIHKLTQDLCDRVTIYRILDRLVNEDVIHKIVNLDGTIKYAKCHHENHVHIHNHVHFSCEKCLKVTCMENVQPSYIIPRNYKVNDVNFTLSGLCPNCL
- a CDS encoding NAD(P)/FAD-dependent oxidoreductase; translation: MINSNKYDVIIIGGSYAGFSAAMALGRSLRKVLIIDSGKPCNQQTPYSHNFITHDGKKPSDINTRAKKQVLKYPTVTFLEDKVSKALKGETNFEIKTEKGETFTGRKLLFATGLKDLFPQINGFAECWGISVLHCPYCHGYEVKNERTGIIANGAIGFEFTKMISNWTKDLSVFTNGETSLTKEQNDILERNNITIVEDQIDYFQHNDGKIINIVFKNGTKTAIKALYAKPPFEQHSYVLQELGCEITDQGLIKVDSFQKTTINGIYAAGDNCTVGRSLALAVSSGSVAGAIINKELIEEDFT
- a CDS encoding MerC domain-containing protein, translated to MKTKTTFNWDFLGISSATICLVHCLVFPILTILPLGITHNPTIDLLFASIGFFAVIKIVKKATLLVSSILVLSITLIFISIIIEIILDVHTYLIFIGGIGMIVGHFINYLGHKKQE